In Thermococcus gorgonarius, the genomic window GGAATCGTCATTGCCTTCGAGACCGCCTTTGAGTATCGCGAGTGAATGTGGAGGTCGGCATCAACCTGCATAGAACCACCTCATTCTATGTACATGCCCTCCAGTCCGCGGTAGTAGGCGCGGTATATGTCCCTTTTGGTGACCACGCCGACGAGCTTTCTGCTCTGAGGGCCCTCCACGACAGGCAGGAGGTTCTGGTCGTAGGCCATGAGCTTTTCGAGAGCATCCTGGGCGGTCTCGGTTGGATAAGTGACTCCGTAGGCCCTCTTGAGGAAGCGCCTAACTTTAAGCCTTTTCATCGAGCTGGTTCTCTTAAGGATGTCCTTTACCCCTATGATTCCGATGATCTCCATGTTCTCGTTGACAACCGGAAAGCAGTCGTGGCCGGTTTCAGCTATCAGGTGCTCAACATCGAAGAGCGTCATGTCCTCTGTGACGTACACCGGGTTTTTGGTCATTATCTCGCCGACGGAGATTGTCTCAAGGATGACAGGCTTCCCGGTCTTTATGTGGTAGCCTTTTCTAAGGAGCTTGAGAGTGTAGATTGACTCACCACCCAAGAAGAACCTAGCCGTCAGAAAACCCATCGTTGCAGAGGTCATGACCGCTGGCAGAACCGCGTAGCTCCTCGTGAGCTCGGTAACCATGAGTATCTGCGTCAGTGGCGCCTGCGTCATCCCGCTGAAGAAGGCGGCCATTCCAGCCAGGGCGTAAACTGCAGGGTCTGCTTGCAGGGAGGGAAGAAGAAGGTAGATGGCTTCCCCGAAAGCCGCTCCGAACATCGTCCCTATGTAGAGGCTGGGAGCAAAGACGCCGCCACTCTGGCCAGAGCCTATCGTTAAGGCCGTTGCCAGCATCTTGGCGAGCCCAAGCGTGAGGAGAAGACTTATTCCCAGCTTCCCGTAGAAAGCGAGCTTCATTCCATCGTAGCCAATTCCAAATACTCCGTAGCCCGGGAGGAGGAAGCCTATGAGGCCAACTCCCAGCCCACCGAGGAAGGGCTTTGCCCATTCAGGAATCCTCGAAGCCGAGAACCTGTCGAAGACACCGTAGAGGAAGCGGGCGTAGAAAGCGGCGAGGAGGCCGAGGACTATCCCGAGGATAAAGAAGAAGGGAAGCTCAACAATGGTGTGGCCAAGGTTGGCCGGTATCTCCACCTCAAAGGCTTTCTTGAGAAGGGCGAGCGTTACGGCGTTGCCTGTTATCGCCGAAAGAAATATCGGGACGAGGTTTATTGAAAACGCCCCCATGTAGACAACTTCCAGGGCGAACATCGCTCCGGCGAGTGGTGTGTTGAAAGTTCCCGCTATTCCAGCGGCCAAACCACAGGTAACGAGGAGCTTCTTCATCTCCTTTGAGAGACTGAACCACCTGGCGAAGATGGAAGTCAGGGAAGCCCCAATAAACCCTATCGGTCCTTCCCTGCCCGCGCTCCCGCCTGAGCCTATCGTTATTGATGTCGCTACTGTTTTGGCTACCGCGAAGCTCCAGGGGATGTTCCCGTTCCTGAAGACAACGGCCTCTATCACCTCTGGAATGCCGTTGCCCTTGATTTCGGGATACCGCAGGACTATAAAGCCAACGATGAGGGCTCCAATTGCAGGAAGAAAAATGTAGCCGAGGTTAAAGCTTCCAGCCTGGAGGGTCACGAGGGACAGAACCTTGCCAAAGAAGAACTCATGGGTGAGGGAGATAAGGAACCTAAAAGCTATTGCTCCAAGTCCACCGATTAGGCCTGCCATGAATGAGAACACCAAAACTTTTGCCCATTTCCTGAGGTAGTGCTTCCTCCAGGCCACCGAGGTTCCCCAATGGAATACGATGAGAATACTTAAGCTTTTATACCCGACCTCCAAACTAAGGACGGTGAATGCTGTGAAGGTTGAAGGATTCGTTGCCTCTCTTAAAAATGCCGAGACCATCGGTGAGCTGTTCAAGATACTCCAGGAGAAGGGCGCTCCGATTGTGGAGCTCGACGGCCAGAGGTTCCTCATCGTTGTTGAGGGCGACTTCGAGGGGAGGAAGTTCTGGACCGAGATAAACGGCGAGAAGGCCAACCAGGCCCTCGGCGATGCGATGCTGAACTCGTCAAGCTTCCCCTTCAAGTGCAAGAGGCCTTACACCGGTGGAAACGTAATCTTCGTGAACTTCGACGACATTGAAGTTGAGAGGTTCCTGGTTGCCTACCGCGACCCGGACTATGGAATATTCTACCTCGTCGAGAACGGTGACGCGAAGGAGATAACGAAGGAGGAGTACGAAAAGCTGATTCCAGAGATGCCGGAGTTCAAAATAAAGAGCATGAGCGAAGAGCAGATGGACATGATGGGGGCCTTCTTCGGGTGAATCAAAGAGAATAATGTGGAAACAGGGGCTCACTGGGAGCCCTTTAGCTCTTTTATCTTCTCCTTGGTTTCCTGGATTCTCTCAACTTTCTTGCTGGCTTTCTCCGCTTTTACTTCCTCTATTTCCCTCCTGAAGGCCCACTTGAGGAGAGGTGGCGTTATCAGGACTGATATTGTAATGAATATCAGCGTCGCCGCTATGAACTCCTGCGCGTGGTCTGGGCTTATGGCACCGCCGTGGATGGCCACCATCAGGTCAACGAGTGCAACCTCAGTCCTCGGAACAGAGCCTATGCCCATCTGGAGCGACATCCAGAAGTTTTCCCTGGTGAAGAGGAAGTCCTTTCCGCGGCCCCAGGCTGTTATCCATGCTCCAAAGCCCCTGCCTACTATCTTTCCGACCACCGCTATGGTAGTCAGTACTGCCGCCAGAACGAGAGCGTTCCTATGCTCGAAGACCTTAAGGTTGAGCATCGCTCCTGTGTGCACGAAGAAGAACGGTATCAACAGGCCGTAGCCAATCGCCCTGACGTCCTCCATGAGGCGCTTTCCTTCCGGGAGCTTCGAGAGGATAAGGCCCATCATGAAGGCGCCCTCAATGGCCGCCGCAAACCAGCCCTCGGCTAAAGCAGCGAAGAGGAACATCATCCCAATGGTCATTCCAAGGATGCCCTTCTCGACGTGGAGCCTCTCGGCGAACCTGATGTAGTAGTCTATGAAGTACCACCCGAGGACGCCGGTTATTATGAAGAAGGCCACGATCTTAACGCTCAGGTCTATCAAACTGCCGCTTCCAACCGCGAAGATAACCAGGGCTATGCCAAGAAAGTCGTCCATAACGCTCGCGCTCAGTGAAGCCGCCCCAACCTCGCTCCTGAGAACGCCTAAGTCCATCATTACCCTAACCGTCAAGCCTATGCTCGTGGCAGTCAGGAGAACGCCGCCGGCGAAGGCTTCTTTACTGGAATAACCCATGGCCATGAGGGCGTACCAGCCGAGGATTAACGGAACGAAAACTCCCAGGAGGGTGGATACGGTTGCGGTAACGCCGGTTTTCTTCAGCTGCTCTACGTCGGTATCGAGGGCACCGAGAAAGAGGAGGAATATTATTCCCAGCTTTGCTAGAAACTCGGATATCTGGGAGACATCGGTGGTAAAACCCTGCCCGCTGACGATGGGCAGGTACTGGGGAGCAACGAAACCGAAGTAAACGAGGTTTCCGAGGAGCATACCCATTATCAGCTCGCCGAGAACGCCGGGGAGCTCAAAACGTTCAATTATGCTGTCCCCTATTTTAGCCAGGATGAGAGCGATGCCTATCGTCGCCAGAAGCCATGCTACTCCTTCCATTGGGCACCACCCACCCTCAAGAGCCTTAAGAACTCGTCTATCAGTATCCTCAGGCTCACTTCACCGACCAGCTTTTCTCCCTCAACAACCGCCAGAACCTGGGCCCTGTACCTCCTCATTTTGTTGAGGGCATCGAGCACTGTGGCGTCTTCTTCTATCGTGAGTGGATGCCTGTCGGCGACGTCCTCAGCCTTGGCGGCCCCTCCGAGGAGGGATTTCAAGCTTTTGCTGGTCATCCCCAGCTTGAACCTGTGGGATTCGGGGGGGAGGAGTATGTCGATTACGTCAAGGTACTTTATAACCCCAACCAGTCCCATGCTCTCCCTGTCCTTGACGACCCATACGTGGTGCCTGGTTCTCAGAACCTTTAGAACGCTTAGAAGGTCAGAATCTGCAGTGACGATTGGCATCATAGTCGTCGAGGGTATTATCTCGGCCAATTTCATGGAGTGAAACTTTTCAAGGGCTGTCTCAACCTCCATAACCACCACCGGACTGAAAATTTAGAAAAAGTCCTCTTAAGGATTTCTGAATCCTAAAAAACAGAAAAGCACAGGAGAATTCACCCCTCAACGGATGTGTGACCAGTAAAAAGGAAACTAACGGCCGAATTTGGCCACGGCACCGATGAAGTAGAAAAGCAGCTTTGCGGCGGTCAGTGCGGTGGGATCTCCCAGCCTTTCGCCGGCCACTTCCATTATGTCAAAGCCGGCTATTCTCTTCTTTTCGGCAAGCCACTCGATGGCCTCAACGACATCCCAGAAAGTCAAGCCACCGGCCTCGGGCGTTCCTGTTGAGGGAACCATCGAGAGGTCGAAGACGTCTATGTCAATGGAGAGATAAATTGGATCGGGGAGGGAAGAGACTAGGTCAACGAAGGCATCGAAGCTGTAGTCCCTCGCGTGAACCCAGCGTATTCCGTTCTTTTCAGCGAACTCCACCTCATCTTTTGTACCGCTCCTTATCCCAAACATCGCCTCCTTAATGCCCAGCTCCGCTATTCTTCTGGCAACGCAGGCGTGGTTGTGGGGGTTGTCCTCGTAGCTGTCGCGGAGGTCGAGGTGAGCGTCGAAGACGACGTAGCTCTTTGGCTTTAACGCTTCAACGGCACCGAGGGTCTGGGAGTGTTCACCGCCGAGGAGTATTGGAAGGGCACTTGGGTTGGCCCTCTTTATCTCTTCAATCGTCTCGCGCACCCTATCGGCTGTCCTCCTGGGATCACCTGCCACCACTGCTATATCACCTACGTCAGCTATCGGAAGCTCAGCTATGTCGATGTCGTAGTCAAGGATGTAGCTCTCGAGGTTCAGCGTCGCGTGCCTGATGAGAGTCGGGCCAAAGCGAGCTCCGGCCTTGAAACTAGTGGTACCGTCGAAAGGAACTCCTACGATTATGAAATCAGCACTTTCCGGCTCGACCAGGGGAAACTCAAGCTTAAGGGTCTCGTAGGTATACAGGAAGTCCATATCCTCACCTCCGGCCGGGGGAAGGGCACCATCTAAAAAAGCTTTCGGGCAAAAATTATTTCTACCCCTTCGCCGTAGTTCTTCAGGTGGTTTACATGGAAAATCCGGTGCTGGAGTGGCTGAAAACGGGGAAGGACGACGCAGAAGATATAGTCGACCTCCCCTGGAGCGTTAAGCAGGTTGGGGAAAACCACTACGTAGCTGAACACCCGAAGATACCATTCCTTCTGAACGTCCTCTTCATGGACGGCTTTGTAAGGCTCGCGGTTCCCTCCGGAATAGAGACTATAGCGATGAGGCTGGAGGACAAGGTGAAGACCTATCATACTCTCCTCGTTCTAAACGAGAGGATGAACCTTCTTAAGTTCACCCTGAGCGGCATGAACGATGAGATAATCCTCCGCGTTGATCTCGATGAAAAGAGCCTTGGAAAGGAGGAGTTCAACGACGCGCTGACCGCGTTGCTTGTTGGAATGAACATTCTCATGGAATCCCTCGGGCTAACTCAAGAGTTCCAGGAGATGATCTTCGAGAGACTGGCCCTGATGGTTCTCGAAAGGATGAAAAACGGGGCAACTGAGAAGGAGATAGTCGAATTTCTGACCAAGAAGGTCGGCATGAGCAAGAATGAGGCTGAGACACTGCTTTCCGAGCTCAAAAAGTCGGTAACGGAGGAGGAGAGGGGATACATTTGAGGTTCGGGGTTCTTTATTCCCCTGTTTTTCTCGAACATAAGCCCAGGGATTATCACCCCGAGAATCCCGGAAGGCTTGAGAGGGCAGTTGGGAGCCTCAAGAGGACGGGGCTCTGGGAAAACGTCATTGGGCCAAAACCCGCCCAGGAGGAAGAGCTCCTCAAGGTTCATAGTGAAGACTACGTTGAGCTGGTGAAGTCGCTGGGAAAAGAATTCACCTACATCGACCCTGACACCTACGTTTCTCCCGGCACGTTCAAAGCCGCACTTACCGCCTTTGGGGCATCAAGGATGGCTGTTGAGCTTGCACTTGAAAAGAGGGGGCTTTATCTGGCTCTAGTAAGACCGCCCGGTCACCACGCCGGAAAATCCGGTAGGGCCTTTAATGCCCCAACTCTCGGTTTCTGCATCTTCAACAACGCCGCCTACGCAGCCAAAGTGGCAGAGGAGAAGATTGGGAAAGTTCTGGTTATAGACTTCGACGCCCACCACGGCAATGGAACGCAGGAGATACTGTGGAACGACGACAGGGCTGTTCACATAGACCTCCACGAGCGTGACATCTATCCGATGAGCGGGTACGAATACGAGGTTGGCGGAAAAGATGCCGAGGGAACGAAGATTAACATCCCGATGCCCCACTATGCTGGCGACGACGACTACGTTTACGCCTGGGATGAAATCGTTCTTCCAGTAATAGCACAGCTCAGACCAAAGCTCATCGTTGTCTCGGCCGGTTTCGACGGTTTTCTCGGCGAGAACCTGACGACGCTCCGCCTTAGTGAGGTCTTCTTCGCCTACGCCGGCTCAACCCTCTCCCGCTATCCGCTCGCAGTCATCTTTGAGGGCGGCTATTCTATCGGCCTCGACAAAGGCCTGCCGGTCTTCATCAGAGGCTACCTCTCGGGAGAGATAAGGGAAGTCCCGGTTACGCCGTCCTATGGGGCCCTAACAACAGTCTCAGCCGTAAAAGAAGTGCAGAGGCAGTGGTGGGGGCTGTAGCTTACCCGGGGGTAAGGAGCTTACCGGGGGGTAAGTTGAAGGTTCCTCACGACTTCCTTAACAACTGGATCCGGGATGGCGTATTCGTTTCCCCTCTGTTCAAGGTAGCCGTACTTGAGGAGGTTCTTCAGGAGGATGGAGAACTTCGCGTCGTTTACCGGCCCCATCTTAAACTCAACGTACTCCTTTATGGTGCTCCATCTGGTATTTCCCATGGCGACGGCTTTCAGTATAACTCCATATCTCCTGCTGTTCTGGATAAGGGATGAAAGCTCCTCCCGGATTAACTTTTCTGCCATGTTAAAGAGCTCATCCATGGCCTCAGAGTGGGAAAGTCCTCTAACTCCGCGAAGGTACCCGTACATCGTGAGCCATCCAACTATGCCGTCGAGTCTCTCAACGGCTTCCTCGATCTCTTTTTCAGCAGGTTCGATACCTATCTCTCCAAACCCCTTTCTGAGGAAGTCCACACTCTCCTCCCGTTTGAACCTTTGGAGCACTATCTCCCTCGCATACCTGCCGAAGAGGGGTTTTTTGGGGTCTTCCAGGCCAAGGAAATCTTGGAGCATTCCCACCTCGGATCCCGTGAGTACAAAGGTTATCGCGGGCAGGGTATCCACTGCATAGGCTATCAGACCGTCGTACCTGATTCCGGAAAGCCTGAGGTATTGGGCCTCGTCAAAGGCAATTATCGCCCTTAGGTTCTCATTTTCGGCCCAGGAGTTTATCTTTTCAAGGATTTCAGCAAGATCCGGTTTTCTCTCGAATTCTACACTCAGGCCTGAGATTCTAAGCCCCCTGATGGAGGACAATGTTTTTTCGAGCCTCAACAGGAGGGATTTGTGTGGCTTAACCGTTGAGAGGAAAGAACTCAAAATTTTCTGTGCCAGAATCTCCTGGGGTATTGAACCGTGGGTGAAATAGAGAGAGCGGACATCTATTTTTGCATAGGGAAATCCCAGCTCAGTGAGGGCGACGTTCAGGAGGGAGCTCTTTCCAAGGCGTCTTATGCCGAGCAGAAGAATCAGATTTTCTCCCAAGTTCACTGCACTCC contains:
- a CDS encoding chloride channel protein translates to MAGLIGGLGAIAFRFLISLTHEFFFGKVLSLVTLQAGSFNLGYIFLPAIGALIVGFIVLRYPEIKGNGIPEVIEAVVFRNGNIPWSFAVAKTVATSITIGSGGSAGREGPIGFIGASLTSIFARWFSLSKEMKKLLVTCGLAAGIAGTFNTPLAGAMFALEVVYMGAFSINLVPIFLSAITGNAVTLALLKKAFEVEIPANLGHTIVELPFFFILGIVLGLLAAFYARFLYGVFDRFSASRIPEWAKPFLGGLGVGLIGFLLPGYGVFGIGYDGMKLAFYGKLGISLLLTLGLAKMLATALTIGSGQSGGVFAPSLYIGTMFGAAFGEAIYLLLPSLQADPAVYALAGMAAFFSGMTQAPLTQILMVTELTRSYAVLPAVMTSATMGFLTARFFLGGESIYTLKLLRKGYHIKTGKPVILETISVGEIMTKNPVYVTEDMTLFDVEHLIAETGHDCFPVVNENMEIIGIIGVKDILKRTSSMKRLKVRRFLKRAYGVTYPTETAQDALEKLMAYDQNLLPVVEGPQSRKLVGVVTKRDIYRAYYRGLEGMYIE
- a CDS encoding cation:proton antiporter, giving the protein MEGVAWLLATIGIALILAKIGDSIIERFELPGVLGELIMGMLLGNLVYFGFVAPQYLPIVSGQGFTTDVSQISEFLAKLGIIFLLFLGALDTDVEQLKKTGVTATVSTLLGVFVPLILGWYALMAMGYSSKEAFAGGVLLTATSIGLTVRVMMDLGVLRSEVGAASLSASVMDDFLGIALVIFAVGSGSLIDLSVKIVAFFIITGVLGWYFIDYYIRFAERLHVEKGILGMTIGMMFLFAALAEGWFAAAIEGAFMMGLILSKLPEGKRLMEDVRAIGYGLLIPFFFVHTGAMLNLKVFEHRNALVLAAVLTTIAVVGKIVGRGFGAWITAWGRGKDFLFTRENFWMSLQMGIGSVPRTEVALVDLMVAIHGGAISPDHAQEFIAATLIFITISVLITPPLLKWAFRREIEEVKAEKASKKVERIQETKEKIKELKGSQ
- a CDS encoding CBS domain-containing protein; this encodes MEVETALEKFHSMKLAEIIPSTTMMPIVTADSDLLSVLKVLRTRHHVWVVKDRESMGLVGVIKYLDVIDILLPPESHRFKLGMTSKSLKSLLGGAAKAEDVADRHPLTIEEDATVLDALNKMRRYRAQVLAVVEGEKLVGEVSLRILIDEFLRLLRVGGAQWKE
- the speB gene encoding agmatinase; amino-acid sequence: MDFLYTYETLKLEFPLVEPESADFIIVGVPFDGTTSFKAGARFGPTLIRHATLNLESYILDYDIDIAELPIADVGDIAVVAGDPRRTADRVRETIEEIKRANPSALPILLGGEHSQTLGAVEALKPKSYVVFDAHLDLRDSYEDNPHNHACVARRIAELGIKEAMFGIRSGTKDEVEFAEKNGIRWVHARDYSFDAFVDLVSSLPDPIYLSIDIDVFDLSMVPSTGTPEAGGLTFWDVVEAIEWLAEKKRIAGFDIMEVAGERLGDPTALTAAKLLFYFIGAVAKFGR
- a CDS encoding DNA-binding protein, encoding MENPVLEWLKTGKDDAEDIVDLPWSVKQVGENHYVAEHPKIPFLLNVLFMDGFVRLAVPSGIETIAMRLEDKVKTYHTLLVLNERMNLLKFTLSGMNDEIILRVDLDEKSLGKEEFNDALTALLVGMNILMESLGLTQEFQEMIFERLALMVLERMKNGATEKEIVEFLTKKVGMSKNEAETLLSELKKSVTEEERGYI
- a CDS encoding histone deacetylase family protein, which codes for MRFGVLYSPVFLEHKPRDYHPENPGRLERAVGSLKRTGLWENVIGPKPAQEEELLKVHSEDYVELVKSLGKEFTYIDPDTYVSPGTFKAALTAFGASRMAVELALEKRGLYLALVRPPGHHAGKSGRAFNAPTLGFCIFNNAAYAAKVAEEKIGKVLVIDFDAHHGNGTQEILWNDDRAVHIDLHERDIYPMSGYEYEVGGKDAEGTKINIPMPHYAGDDDYVYAWDEIVLPVIAQLRPKLIVVSAGFDGFLGENLTTLRLSEVFFAYAGSTLSRYPLAVIFEGGYSIGLDKGLPVFIRGYLSGEIREVPVTPSYGALTTVSAVKEVQRQWWGL
- a CDS encoding AAA family ATPase; translated protein: MLFDLQPKTKREDLYDRENELREFRSAVNLGENLILLLGIRRLGKSSLLNVALTELGFPYAKIDVRSLYFTHGSIPQEILAQKILSSFLSTVKPHKSLLLRLEKTLSSIRGLRISGLSVEFERKPDLAEILEKINSWAENENLRAIIAFDEAQYLRLSGIRYDGLIAYAVDTLPAITFVLTGSEVGMLQDFLGLEDPKKPLFGRYAREIVLQRFKREESVDFLRKGFGEIGIEPAEKEIEEAVERLDGIVGWLTMYGYLRGVRGLSHSEAMDELFNMAEKLIREELSSLIQNSRRYGVILKAVAMGNTRWSTIKEYVEFKMGPVNDAKFSILLKNLLKYGYLEQRGNEYAIPDPVVKEVVRNLQLTPR